A section of the Entelurus aequoreus isolate RoL-2023_Sb linkage group LG21, RoL_Eaeq_v1.1, whole genome shotgun sequence genome encodes:
- the LOC133638924 gene encoding uncharacterized protein LOC133638924 isoform X3 has product MRKMCLMLTMKRKFGQKRSAEKRKHRSSSRHPHCQSSQPLTFQSPASTRPLQPVPAKASRPTSQPSEKQHFQAQSRQECIQLKPVPDCSSQYQTTPASTSQYQTAPRSSRNALDSELFQLNMKVQNILENQGEIMRMLRGLAAPSVGPESVDVQPFETLEQLKAFCERLDTDLLLRKQLVKACTALGGQNLADTVRTMLRKIATNKVLEQLGLRGKSGKVAFEDLPLYRIINKACRGVYKQTTTAEVDCELGEVLKLATFRKGGSKFDEKRRK; this is encoded by the exons ATGAGGAAAATGTGTTTGATGCTGACG atgaagaggaaattcggccaaaaaagaagtgcagaaaagaGAAAACACAGATCTTCGTCCAGGCACCCCCACTGCCAGAGCTCCCAACCTTTAACTTTCCAATCTCCAGCGAGTACCAGACCACTTCAGCCAGTACCAGCCAAGGCATCCAGGCCGACCTCACAGCCAAGCGAGAAGCAGCACTTCCAGGCTCAGTCCAGACAGGAATGCATCCagctcaagccagtaccagactgctcaagccagtaccagaccaCTCCAGCCAGTACGAGTCAGTACCAGACCGCTCCAAGAAGCAGCAGGAATGCCCTTGACAGTGAAC TTTTCCAGTTGAACATGAAAGTTCAAAATATACTTGAGAACCAGGGAGAAATTATGCGCATGCTGAGAGGGCTGGCAGCACCGTCTGTGGGGCCAGAATCTGTGGATGTTCAGCCTTTCGAGACTCTTGAGCAGCTGAAGGCCTTCTGTGAACGGCTCGACACTGATCTTCTGCTCAGAAAGCAGCTG gtgaaagcttgtactgctcttggtgggcagaatttggcagacacggtgaggacaatgctgaggaaaattgccacaaacaaagtcctggagcagcttggcctccgtggaaagtcaggaaaagtggcgtttgaggacttgcccctttacagaataataaata aggcatgcaggggtgtttacaagcagacgaccacagctgaagtggattgtgagcttggagaggtcctgaaactggccacttttcgaaagggaggttcaaaatttgaT gagaagaggaggaagtaa
- the LOC133638924 gene encoding uncharacterized protein LOC133638924 isoform X1, whose translation MAPSFVVVEFLGEHSVAVVPTKWTEDDGKNTFCYWPRPNPTHSRIRKAEIPDKQFWERLPIRVFRKILTEDFDKALQYEKQAKMFSSPEEVLTKRSHITPERYRNDEENVFDADASTRPLQPVPAKASRPTSQPSEKQHFQAQSRQECIQLKPVPDCSSQYQTTPASTSQYQTAPRSSRNALDSELFQLNMKVQNILENQGEIMRMLRGLAAPSVGPESVDVQPFETLEQLKAFCERLDTDLLLRKQLVKACTALGGQNLADTVRTMLRKIATNKVLEQLGLRGKSGKVAFEDLPLYRIINKACRGVYKQTTTAEVDCELGEVLKLATFRKGGSKFDEKRRK comes from the exons ATGGCTCCTTCTTTTGTGGTCGTTGAGTTCCTTGGTGAACATTCAGTCGCTGTTGTCCCAACCAAATGGACAGAAGATGATGGAAAG AATACATTCTGCTATTGGCCAAGGCCAAATCCTACCCACTCCAGAATCCGGAAAGCTGAGATTCCTGACAAACAATTCTGGGAGAGGCTGCCAATTCGGGTTTTCAGGAAAATATTGACTG AAGACTTTGACAAGGCCCTTCAATACGAAAAACAAGCTAAAATGTTTTCGAGCCCAGAAGAAGTGTTAACCAAACGGAGCCACATCACCCCTGAACGCTATAGAAACGATGAGGAAAATGTGTTTGATGCTGACG CGAGTACCAGACCACTTCAGCCAGTACCAGCCAAGGCATCCAGGCCGACCTCACAGCCAAGCGAGAAGCAGCACTTCCAGGCTCAGTCCAGACAGGAATGCATCCagctcaagccagtaccagactgctcaagccagtaccagaccaCTCCAGCCAGTACGAGTCAGTACCAGACCGCTCCAAGAAGCAGCAGGAATGCCCTTGACAGTGAAC TTTTCCAGTTGAACATGAAAGTTCAAAATATACTTGAGAACCAGGGAGAAATTATGCGCATGCTGAGAGGGCTGGCAGCACCGTCTGTGGGGCCAGAATCTGTGGATGTTCAGCCTTTCGAGACTCTTGAGCAGCTGAAGGCCTTCTGTGAACGGCTCGACACTGATCTTCTGCTCAGAAAGCAGCTG gtgaaagcttgtactgctcttggtgggcagaatttggcagacacggtgaggacaatgctgaggaaaattgccacaaacaaagtcctggagcagcttggcctccgtggaaagtcaggaaaagtggcgtttgaggacttgcccctttacagaataataaata aggcatgcaggggtgtttacaagcagacgaccacagctgaagtggattgtgagcttggagaggtcctgaaactggccacttttcgaaagggaggttcaaaatttgaT gagaagaggaggaagtaa
- the LOC133638924 gene encoding uncharacterized protein LOC133638924 isoform X2 produces MAPSFVVVEFLGEHSVAVVPTKWTEDDGKNTFCYWPRPNPTHSRIRKAEIPDKQFWERLPIRVFRKILTASTRPLQPVPAKASRPTSQPSEKQHFQAQSRQECIQLKPVPDCSSQYQTTPASTSQYQTAPRSSRNALDSELFQLNMKVQNILENQGEIMRMLRGLAAPSVGPESVDVQPFETLEQLKAFCERLDTDLLLRKQLVKACTALGGQNLADTVRTMLRKIATNKVLEQLGLRGKSGKVAFEDLPLYRIINKACRGVYKQTTTAEVDCELGEVLKLATFRKGGSKFDEKRRK; encoded by the exons ATGGCTCCTTCTTTTGTGGTCGTTGAGTTCCTTGGTGAACATTCAGTCGCTGTTGTCCCAACCAAATGGACAGAAGATGATGGAAAG AATACATTCTGCTATTGGCCAAGGCCAAATCCTACCCACTCCAGAATCCGGAAAGCTGAGATTCCTGACAAACAATTCTGGGAGAGGCTGCCAATTCGGGTTTTCAGGAAAATATTGACTG CGAGTACCAGACCACTTCAGCCAGTACCAGCCAAGGCATCCAGGCCGACCTCACAGCCAAGCGAGAAGCAGCACTTCCAGGCTCAGTCCAGACAGGAATGCATCCagctcaagccagtaccagactgctcaagccagtaccagaccaCTCCAGCCAGTACGAGTCAGTACCAGACCGCTCCAAGAAGCAGCAGGAATGCCCTTGACAGTGAAC TTTTCCAGTTGAACATGAAAGTTCAAAATATACTTGAGAACCAGGGAGAAATTATGCGCATGCTGAGAGGGCTGGCAGCACCGTCTGTGGGGCCAGAATCTGTGGATGTTCAGCCTTTCGAGACTCTTGAGCAGCTGAAGGCCTTCTGTGAACGGCTCGACACTGATCTTCTGCTCAGAAAGCAGCTG gtgaaagcttgtactgctcttggtgggcagaatttggcagacacggtgaggacaatgctgaggaaaattgccacaaacaaagtcctggagcagcttggcctccgtggaaagtcaggaaaagtggcgtttgaggacttgcccctttacagaataataaata aggcatgcaggggtgtttacaagcagacgaccacagctgaagtggattgtgagcttggagaggtcctgaaactggccacttttcgaaagggaggttcaaaatttgaT gagaagaggaggaagtaa